From the genome of Reinekea thalattae:
CTACGCGACGGCCAACTAGAACAGATGACATCCGACCACACCGTCGCGCAAGAAAAGTGCGACCGCGGTGAACTCAGCCCATTAATGGCCGCACTTCACCCTTCTGCTCATGTATTAACACGAGCCATCGGCATTAACTTCCACCTAACAATCGACATTCATTACGCAAAAATTCAAGCCGGAGATCGCTACTTACTGTGCAGCGACGGCCTTTATAACGAACTCGAACACAAAGAAATTTTGCACTACTTAGCGCAGGGCACGCCGCAACAGGCGGTCGCAGAGCTGTTGGCCTATTCACTCAAGCAGGGTGGTAAAGACAACACAACCGCCATCGTGGTAGACGCCATCAAGCAGGCTTAAAGCACTGTTAAAAACCATACAGGCACCAAAATAACGCACCCGATAAAATTAAAGGCCATTTTGGGGCGCAAATTAGCCCGAGTGACACATCCTACTGTCAGGACTTTTCAAGAAGAAAAAACACTTGACCGCCCGCAAATCGAGCGTTCATGCGCTTTTTTTGGGCGTAACCCCGCCAAAAAACAGCGCATTATTATTTATCGACAAACTTGGAATAAAACCTGCAGTAGCTACCAGGTTATTTGTTAACAACAATCTACCCAGTGTTTGCGAATATGCCGTGAACACTAACGCAATGAAACACAAGTGGAGAGCATTTCACCATGAAGAGTAAATTAGAGTACATTTGGCTTGACGGTTACAAGCCTACTCAGAGTCTACGTAGTAAAACAATGGTTCGTAACAACTTTGGCGGAACCTTAGAAGAGTGCCCAGTTTGGTCATTCGACGGTAGTTCTACTGAGCAAGCTGAAGGTAACGACTCTGATTGCCTACTTAAGCCAGTCGCTATCATCCCTGATCCAGATCGTAACAACGCTTACCTAGTTATGACTGAAGTATTAAATGCAGACGGCACCCCACACGAAACAAATGGTCGTGCGACTATCGACGAAGGCGATGACGACGACGATTTCTGGTTCGGTTTCGAGCAAGAATACTTCCTATGGGACATGACAACCAATCGCCCACCAGGTTTCCCTGCTGGCGGTTTCCCTGATCCACAAGGTCAATACTACTGCTCAGTTGGCGCGAAAAACGCTTTCGCTCGTGAAGTTATCGAAGAGCACCTAGACCTATGTCTAGAAGCTGGCCTAAACGTTGAAGGTATCAACGCAGAAGTTGCAGCTGGTCAATGGGAATTCCAAATCTTCGCAAAAGGCGCTAAGCGTTCTGGCGACGAAATCTGGTTAGGCCGTTACCTACTTGAGCGTACTGCTGAAAAATATGGCTACGCGATTGAATGGCATCCCAAGCCTCTTGGCGACACTGACTGGAACGGTTCTGGTATGCACGCTAACTTCTCTAACGGCGCAATGCGTGACTTGGGTGACGAGTCTGTATTCACTAAAATCTGTGAAGAGTTTGGTAAAAACATTGAGCGTCACATCAGCGTTTACGGTGCCGACAACGATCAGCGTCTAACTGGTAAGCACGAAACTCAAGCTATCGACGAATTCAGCTACGGTGTATCTGACCGTGGTGCGTCTATCCGTATCCCTGTTGGTACGATCGAAGATGGTTGGAAAGGTCGTCTTGAAGACCGTCGTCCAGCGTCTAACGCGGATCCATACAAGGTTGCAGCGGCTATCGTTAAAACAACGAAAGAAGCCATGGCTAAGTAATCATTATTTACTTATAAATAATGATTCAGCAATCCAAAAGCCGAGCAATGCTCGGCTTTTTTTATGCCTGCTAAAGCTGTCATTTGTGCCGACTAAATCTATAAACAGTTGCAACGATTGCAAGACTCCGCTGAGCAATTCACAGGTGTCTTAGTATAAAAAAGCAGGCATAATCCGCGACGAACACGTTCAATAACACTTGTGGCGCAGTACTGCTGTTAGCAGCCTTGCCTTAAGTGCCCTAGAAAAAGCCAGTCATCTGGTTTTTTCAAACCACCAAATGACCGCTCAATAATTGAGCGGCTTCTTATAATGGAGACGCCAAATGTCGCATACGCTTTCGCTGATCAAAGAATCTGAAGCTCGCTGGGTTGACCTACGCTTTACCGACACCAAAGGTAAAGAGCAACATGTAACTATTCCTTCTTCTGAAGTAGACGAAGATTTCTTCCAAGACGGTAAAATGTTCGACGGCTCTTCTATCGAAGGCTGGAAAGGCATTAACGAGTCTGACATGGTTCTTATGCCAGACGACTCAGCCTCTCTACTGGACCCATTCACAGAAGACGCAACTGTTATTGTACGTTGTAACATTGTTGAACCTTCAACCGGCGAAGGCTACAACCGCGACCCTCGTTCTATTGCAGTACGCGCCGAAGAATACCTAAAAACAACCGGCCTAGGCGACGCTGCCTACTTCGGTCCAGAACCTGAGTTCTTCGTATTCGACGACATCAAATGGGGTGCCGACATCTCTGGTTCGTTCTACAAAATTTCATCTGATGAAGCAGCTTGGTCTTCTGAGCGTTCGTTCGAAGATGGCAACATGGGCCACCGCCCAGGTATTAAAGGCGGTTACTTCCCAGTACCTCCAGTCGACAGCCTGCATGAAATCCGCGCACAAATGTGTGACGCCATGGAAGCCATGGGTCTAGCTATCGAAGTTCACCACCACGAAGTAGGTACCGCAGGTCAGTGTGAAATTGGCGTTGGCGCAAACACCCTAGTTAAGAAAGCTGACGAAGTTCAGATTCTTAAATACTGCGTACACAATGTAGCGCACGCTTACGGCAAAACAGCCACCTTCATGCCAAAACCTCTAGTTGGCGACAACGGTTCTGGTATGCACGTTCACATGTCTTTCGTTAAAGACGGTG
Proteins encoded in this window:
- a CDS encoding glutamine synthetase beta-grasp domain-containing protein, with protein sequence MKSKLEYIWLDGYKPTQSLRSKTMVRNNFGGTLEECPVWSFDGSSTEQAEGNDSDCLLKPVAIIPDPDRNNAYLVMTEVLNADGTPHETNGRATIDEGDDDDDFWFGFEQEYFLWDMTTNRPPGFPAGGFPDPQGQYYCSVGAKNAFAREVIEEHLDLCLEAGLNVEGINAEVAAGQWEFQIFAKGAKRSGDEIWLGRYLLERTAEKYGYAIEWHPKPLGDTDWNGSGMHANFSNGAMRDLGDESVFTKICEEFGKNIERHISVYGADNDQRLTGKHETQAIDEFSYGVSDRGASIRIPVGTIEDGWKGRLEDRRPASNADPYKVAAAIVKTTKEAMAK
- the glnA gene encoding glutamate--ammonia ligase, whose amino-acid sequence is MSHTLSLIKESEARWVDLRFTDTKGKEQHVTIPSSEVDEDFFQDGKMFDGSSIEGWKGINESDMVLMPDDSASLLDPFTEDATVIVRCNIVEPSTGEGYNRDPRSIAVRAEEYLKTTGLGDAAYFGPEPEFFVFDDIKWGADISGSFYKISSDEAAWSSERSFEDGNMGHRPGIKGGYFPVPPVDSLHEIRAQMCDAMEAMGLAIEVHHHEVGTAGQCEIGVGANTLVKKADEVQILKYCVHNVAHAYGKTATFMPKPLVGDNGSGMHVHMSFVKDGVNQFAGDAYAGLSETALFYVGGIIKHAQALNAFANASTNSYKRLVPGFEAPVMLAYSARNRSASIRIPYVTSPKGKRIEVRFGDPTANPYLMFSAYLMAGLDGVLNKIHPGEAADKDLYDLPPEEAAAYPTVATSLENALIALNDDREFLKAGGVFDDDTIDAYINLKMEEVTRLNMTTHPVEFDMYYSI